In Streptomyces sp. NBC_01707, a genomic segment contains:
- a CDS encoding NfeD family protein, with protein MDIDAWVWWLIGAVGLGIPLVLTAMPEFGMFAVGAVAAAVVAALGGGIVAQVLVFVVVSVALIAVVRPLAARHRADRPRLATGIDALKGRQAVVLERVDGNGGRIKLAGEIWSARAYDGEQSFEPGRQVDVVDIDGATAVVM; from the coding sequence GTGGACATCGACGCGTGGGTGTGGTGGCTGATCGGTGCGGTCGGGCTGGGCATTCCGCTCGTGCTGACCGCGATGCCCGAGTTCGGGATGTTCGCTGTCGGAGCGGTCGCCGCGGCAGTTGTCGCGGCTCTCGGCGGCGGCATCGTGGCCCAGGTCCTGGTCTTCGTGGTGGTCTCCGTCGCGCTCATCGCGGTGGTCCGTCCGCTCGCCGCCCGACACCGCGCGGACCGGCCCCGACTCGCCACCGGCATCGACGCGCTGAAAGGCCGTCAGGCCGTCGTCCTGGAACGGGTCGACGGCAACGGCGGCCGCATCAAGCTGGCCGGCGAGATCTGGTCCGCCCGCGCGTACGACGGGGAGCAGAGCTTCGAACCCGGCCGGCAGGTCGATGTCGTCGACATCGACGGGGCCACCGCCGTCGTCATGTGA